A window of Theropithecus gelada isolate Dixy chromosome 8, Tgel_1.0, whole genome shotgun sequence genomic DNA:
GATTTCGTTCATAAAGCTTCTTTGTTCAGCATTTAGATAAAAAACGTATTGCACTTAGAGCATGCTTCATTATATCATTTCAAACCTTTTTAGTAAAACAGTTgaagatttataatttttgttcgtTTTATATTGATAATATAGACTTCTTTCCACTTTAAGTGCATcactgaaaatattattattcactATTTTTTGTAGGCAAAAGCAAAAGCTCGACCAGAATTGGCtttatttatgataaaatacCTGATGACATTAATTGTTGGCATCTCTGCTGTCTTCTGGGTTGGAAGCAAAAAGACATGCACAGAATGGGCTGGGTTTTTTAAACGAAATCGCAAGAGAGAGTAAGAAACTATTTAATTGTCTGacactatttttaaataagcagaTCAAAATACCAGGGAACTGTTCAAATCAATGTACTAGAGTTTCATTATATCAACTGTTATTTCAATTTGATTAGCCAAGTgaagtttggaaatttttttcatgaaagagacatgctttatttttgcatttgttataCTAGTCTTTGCCATATACTATTCTATTTGAAATATGAATGAAAGATTTATGAAaggcatattttcttttcatgatttATAGTATATCCAATATTATTACTACTGCCATTGGATTCATTATTTTGGGtacagcattttaaataattttatcctttttatcaatgataaaagattaaataagacTAAGTATATATCAAGAAACCTATAAAGTATGATTCAAATATAAGTGATGTGTTATGGCCATTATTTACTACTTTTAAATCTTATTACACACAGCTATGAcctattttcacttatttgtctTGCTTAAGATGTTAAAAATTCAAACTTGTGGAATATTCTGTAACAATATTGATTTATGTTTATGAGTAATTCATcttagttatatataatatatatacacatgtgtacacacacactatatacaatgtactatagctttttaaaaattgttcccCACTGGTTTGATTATTTCAGAACTGTAGATCATTTCACAAATAAGTTTTTGAAGTCTGAATATTTAACTGGAATTTTTTTGCACTATTATTATATGTCTATCTCATATTTATGTACTCACACTAATTTCAGTGTAActtgctaatttttaatgttagaaAGGAAAGAGTTATATTTAAATGAAGACCATTAATTGTATTCTCTATCCTTTTCTTCTGGTTTacttttatattacatatttatgtacaGTACAAATACAGTATTATGTATAGTACATTTATGCTGTTTTGAGTCTCCTTGCCCTCATCCTTTGATTCTTGCCTTTTTAATTTCTTGCCAGTTTACTATTTATACTGACAAAAGCAACTTAgagtgtatacccaaaagattttataaaatcagTTTATGTCCTAGTATTTATAATCTcagattttataataatataaaccATAGAATTTTCAACCTTAGTGGCTAAGGATTTTTGGCAAAAGATACGTGATATCCTTTATAGCCTCTACTGTAACACTTGTAATTTGAGTAAATCCTCTCCTTCAATTTTCTTACAGTCCAATCAGTGAAAGTCGAAGAGTACTACAGGAATCATGTgagtttttcttaaagcacaaTTCTAAAGTTAAACACAAAAAGAAGCACTATAAACCAAGTTCACACAAGCTGAAGGTCATTTCCAAATCCATGGGAACCAGCACAGGAGCTACAGCAAATCATGGCACTTCTGCAGTAGCAATTACTAGCCATGATTACCTAGGACAAGAAACTTTGACAGAAATCCAAACCTCACCAGAAACATCAATGAGAGAGGTGAGAGCGGACGGAGCTAGCACCCCCAGGTTAAGAGAACAGGACTGTGGTGAACCTGCCTCGCCAGCAGCATCCAGCTCCAGACTCTCTGGGGAACAGGTCAACAAGAAGGGCCAGGCAGGCAGTGTATCTGAAGGTGCACGGAGCGAAGGAAGGTGagatttcattttatgtaaaatcATCACTATTTTAAATACTGCAttacacattttttattaaagCATAACACATCTGGAAAGCATTTTGTGATATATTATGTCTGTACTTTTACCCGAAGGAAGTTTGGGTTCAGTCTATAAATAATGCTATTTAGTAGTTTAATTCTTAGCTGTGAGAACAGTTTTAATATATGTTGTTCAAGTAGGAATGTTCATTTCTGTGGTTATTGTTAAGAGTTCCTTGTACATTTAAGTAAATGCAATTTACCTGAAATATAGGCTAAGTTTTAATTAATACTGCATTTTAATTCTGTCTAAAAGGTGTCACCCTATACAAAATTATAATGTGtcattttatctaaaattattttattttctgaacacGAAAAGATATTGACATTATCTTTAATGAGTTTTCTCAATGGCCGTAGGTGACCAAAACACAGGTAAGCCAGAATGCAAACAGCTAATTGCATTAAGATCTCAAAGTTATCTTACCTAACCCTCTCAGACTAGGCTAAATGCACCTTCTCTGTGTTCCTATGGCAGCTTTCATATATTTGGATTGGAATTAGATACATGCTTTATCTTCTAGTAGATTTGTAACCTTCTCAAATCTACTTTCAAATCTAGTAGATTTGaaacttctctttccctttctcaaaGGGAAAGCTGAAGTCTTACTCATCTTTATGTTCCCAATTTCTTATACAGTACTGATCCATGGtggaaaatcaataaaacatttgttaaacTGAGGACAGGAATCCTGCCTTATTAATTCTATTCCCCACGAGACTCCATGTTCAGCCTATATATGGGTAGTGCTTGATGAAGCTTCTGAAGTCagtgaatattatattttaaaaaattatttggccaggcatggtggctcacacctgtaatcccagcactttggggggccaaggtgggcagatcacaaggtcaggagattgagaccactctggctaacacggtgaaaccccatctctactaaaaatacaaaaaatttagccgggtatggtggcacccacctatagtcccagctacttgggaggctgaggcaggagaatctcttgaaaccaggaggcggaggttgcagtgagccaagatcgcactactgcagtccagcctgggcaacagagtgagactccgtctcaaaaaaaaataaataaaaacaaaaattatttgtattttgaagTGTTAAAGTACACCTAAAGACTTTTAACTACTTATTCTCTGATAAAGGTGGACACTGGTTAGGGATTAAACTCATGAAAAATGGCATCATATTTGTGcttgtggatgtgtgtgtgtcaacgttttttcttttatctagGATTAGTCCAAAGAGTGATATTACTGACActggcctggcacagagcaacAGTTTGCAGGTCCCCAGTTCTTCAGAACCAAGCAGCCTCAAAGGTTCCACATCTCTACTTGTTCACCCGGTTTCAGGAGTGAGAAAAGAGCAGGGAGGTGGTTGTCATTCAGATACTTGaagaacattttctctcattactCAGAAGCAAATTTGTGTTACACTGGAAGTGACCTATGCACTGTTTTGTAAGAACCACTGTTACATTCTTCTTTTGCACTTCAAGCTGCATTGCCTACTGTTATACTGGAAAAAATAGAGTTCAAGAATAATATGACTCATTTCACACAAAGGTTAATGACAACAGTATACCTGAAAACAGAAATGTGCaggttaataatatttttttaatggtgtGGGAGGACAGAGTTAGAggaatcttccttttctatttatgAAGATTCTACTCTTGTTAAGAGTATTTTAAGATATACTatgctattttacttttttgatataaAATCAAGATATTTCTTTGCTGAGGTATTTAAAACTTATCCTTGTatctttttatacatatttagaaataagCTTATATGTATTTGAACTTTTTTGAAATCCTATTCAAGTATTGTTATCATGCTATTGTGATATTTTAGCACTTTGGTAGCTTTTACACTGAATTTCTAAGAAAATTGTAAAATAGTACTATTTTATACTATAAAAAAAGATATACCAAAAAGTCTTTTAATAggaatttaactttaaaaacccATTTATTGATACCTTACCATCtaaaatgtgtgaattttataGTCTCATTGTTTGAGGAATTTCACGGATCTAAATTATGTAACTGAAATAAGGTGCTTACTCAGAGTGTCCACTATTGATTGTGTTATGCTGCTCACTGATCCTTCtgcatatttcaaataaaatgtccTAAAGGGTTAGTAGATAAAATGTTAGTCTTTTGTATATTAGGCCAAGTGcaattgatttcctttttttaatgtttcatgaCCACCTATTGATTGTATTATAACCACTTACAGTTGCttatactttttctttgttttaacttttgttttttaacatttagaaTATTAAATTTTGTATCGCACAAATGTAAAATCTGTATCCTTCTCAGACATTTTGTAGAATTCATTTCGGCAGCTCACTAGGATTTTGCTGAACATTAAAAAGTGTGATAGCGATATTAGTgccaatcaaatggaaaaaaggTAGTCCCAATAAACAAGACACAATGTTTTTATACaacatacttaaaaatattaaggagttttcttgattttgtttcctaTTACGTATTACTCTCTGAACAAGGTTTTCTGATGCTTTTGGTTTTCTCTCCATTTAGCATTTGCTCtcagtttttttctctatttagCATTCTGTTAAGGCATAAAAACTATGTACTGTATGGAAAATGTTGTAAATATTACCTTTTCCACATTTTAAACAGATAACTTTGAATACAAAAACTTTGTTTTGTGTGatcttttcattaataaaattatctttgtatAAGAATTATGGAGTATTCTGTGGTTAGATATAGTAGTTCTGGCCAAGGAAGTAGTGTAATTTTTTAGATTAGTGACTCCATGACTGATAAGTCAGAAGCTTCTTTTTAACTTTGAAGGAGAATACAGTCAAGACTCTTGTTTTTTGTCACGATTTctctccaaaaatataaataatacagctATATTAAGTGTAACTTTTTAAAGCCAGTAGGAAAGATCTGGGGTGTGGGGGGTGAAGCAAAAGGAACCCCAGGACCCTGTTTACCTCCTAACAGTGATTAGATGATACAGACAAACCTCCCAAAAAAGAAGGCTAAAATATGTGGATGAAATAAAACAGTAGGCAGATTTCtgtgatgggggaaaaaaagaaataaaataatattacccCCAAACATTAAAAAACTAATAAGATAGTGAGGAATTGCCGGGTTAAGAtctgggagaagagagaaattctCACTATGAAGCCCAACATTTGGAGCTGCTTTTGCCTGGGAGCATTTGATTACTTGGAAAGGGTGGCTGAGAAGTGGAACAGTGCTACTGACAGCCTCAAAGGGCTGGAAGACAAGGGGTCTGCAACCACCCTACACTTAGAATTTTGACCTCAAAGGGCTGGATCCTAAAAGTACATGTGAGTTGTACATAAAGCAGCCCTGCTTCAAGTTGTCTGGGTAGATAGAAAAAGCTCAAACCCTGACATTAGATTAAGGTAGCTCTGGATTAGTAATACCCTCAAGCACCAGGTAAATGAAAACCTTCTCTGgaggaagaaaatgttattttatatactcTAAAAGTATCACAGTGCTCATCATACAATCAAACAATCAGGTATGCCAAAAAGActatttttgttcattaaaaCGTGAACAAGAATTGGCACAAGCAAGAGAAGAAGATCCCCAGGTACTGCTGATGTATTACTAGACATACATTATGTAAATTAAAAGTACAAGCAAGGAAAACAATAAGATACTACACACATATAAGAATGGGCAgcacatagtgacttccttccaaagaatcCAAGTACAGGTGGTACAGGGAGAGTAGCATttgcagtggagaaacctgacaaactcTCAGCGAGAGGTACCTCACTACTCAGAAGGCGAACAAAGTCAAGAGTGGTAAGTCATGTTGAGAGTGTTACCTTTcatatgatgtgatgaaaattgCAGTTTACCTCTGATCTTCCCAAAACCTATAATCTCATTCTAGTTGTGAAATATGAGATGAATCTCAGCAGATGGACATTTTACAAGATAGCTGACCAGTCCTCCTCAAAAGGAGTTAAAATCCTCAAGAACAAGGAAAGTTTgggaaactgtcacagccaagaggagctgaaggagacatgacaactaaatgtaatgtggtatcttggaaaagaaaaaagcacattaGATAAAACCTAAGGTAATTTGAATAAAGCTTAGTCATCCAAGTCAGCTAAATGTTCTTTAATTGTGTGTgataattttcttccttctgcttgctttttccACCTTTTAGTCAGATATTGAACTCCTTGATGAAtcctttaattttctcatctttcctcttcttttgtccatctctttggatttttttctttgaaactttattaaatgtatttttaaatttttgtttgaagtttttttggctataattttttaatttcatagcattttaaaaattgtgttcttTTTCATAGTACCTTTctgttttatgattattttatatatgctgTATTTCAAGATACACAATTTACTTCTTAAAGGTCATGTGGGAAACattaatttgtaatatttattttgtagcaGGTGACTTTATTAAAGTCCCTCAGTCCCTCTAAAAATTTTGCAGTTGATTTTTCCTGGATTTTCTAGGTGGATGATCTTTTCCTCTCAAATAatggtaattttatttctcagataTAAGCTGGAACTTCTAGCCAGTTAACATTAATAGTAGTAGCAGTAGACAtccttgtttctttattttaaagaaaatgtctaTAGTACTTCATCATGAAGAACAATGTTGGCATTCAACATAAGATAGGTATTTCTTAACGAGTTAAAAGAATCCTATTCcatcttacaatttttttttaatgagcaatatgtaccaaattttatcaaatgtccTTTTGCTACAAGGATTAGTCAGTATGAGGCTAACTTCTGTAACAATCCTCAAAATCGTAGTAGCTTTAGAAACTTATTCATGTGACAGGTGTGAATGTTCTTGAGGTAGCCTTCCAAATTCAAGCAACCACCACTTCCATCTTATGGCTCTGCCATCTCTCTCactgagtgagaaagagagagagtaaatGATTGCacagaaaaatgtttcatgaGCTAGAGTTGAAAGTGACATGCAACATTTCCAGCTGCATTTCATTTACCAGAACTCAGGCATAAATCTAGATGTCTTCCTGACAGGGAGGAGAAACAGATTTACTGAGCCATTGGCCAGCATGTCAGTCTAACGTGATGTGTTAAATAAATTTCCTAACATAATGCCATCCTTTCATTCCTTGAATAACCCTGCTTGATCATGGCTTATCATTTAATACTTCTGGATTTGATTTGTTAGTGATTTatttaggaatttttaaatgtgcatcTATATCTACCTATATTATAAATGATTTACCAGCCCCAGGCAATGTTACAATATTTGTAATAAGTAAACttggattttaaaagtatttatttttaatagcaaaattcaaaagcattatttaatttttttaaaaagcagtttttctttttcatgtcacCAGAGTCTTTGaggccccccccaaaaaaaataaagcctgcTGTcaaccagcctgacaaacatggtgaaaccttgtctctactaaaaatacaaaaattagctgggcatggtggtgggcgcctgtcctagctactcaagaggctgaggcctcttcaggagaattgcctgaacccagaaggcggagattgcagtgagccaagattgcgccattgcactccagcctgggtgacagagcgagactccatctcaaaaaaaaaaaaaaaaaagtctgctgtctcggaaaaaaaggtgaagttaatttttataagaattaCATAGCAGTTTTCAGCCAAGAAAGTTAACTTAAATTACATAATGCATTTACATTTACAGTAACAAAATTGGCACGAGCACTGTGCAGCTAAACCCAACAGCAGCAAAGTCTGCTAGAAACCCTCACTTTGAAAGTCTGCTACAAACCTTCAACAAAATTTCATGAAATACCATGTTTCAAAAAGACTCAGAACACACACTGGGATCCACCACTGCTATGCTGTTCATGGTTCTGAAGAAATCTTCCCTACACTCTCTTAATCAAACTAGACTGAAAACAGATCATAATTGCCAGCCATCATCAAAATCACAGTTTTAGTGCTTTCTTACTCTTTCATCTTCTCAGAAACGTACCACAGGTAGGTGTTTCCAGTTCCTACTGCTGGAAAGTTTTAACCTTGCCATGCAGGCAGTTACTCTCAGGAAATGAAAGATATGATTTGCAATAACCACAAGAAGTCCTGCAGTTGCTTTTCTGCATGGAAAGCATGATATTTAATACCTCACTGCGCACTGCACAAGTCAGATACTTAAATTCCAAGTTTTAACCATGGCCCCTGTGATCTGTCATGTGCAGAAGAATCAAAACTTTCATTAACTCACAGTGAAAATGTGTCCACAAAGAgcgagaaaaaattaaaagtttaatccAAAATGATCAAAGACATTGGGATCCAGAGCCAGGCGGTAGTGGAGAGCAGCATAGTAAAGTTCATTATGAATATTACTGCAGGATGGTAGCCAAATGGAAGCAGTATGGaaagaaatacaatgaaatgaaaaggagaaaagacttGTGGCAGTAAAtactaattagaaataaaaacagatggaAAATTATTGCTAAGGTGAGTCAATTTAGCAGCCAGTTCTGAGGTTTGTATTTTCTatccctagaagaaaaaaagagccagagaaaacgttgaagaaaaaaggttttctaattttctgccacaataagaaaaaaagacatgaaggagGATGAACCTACTTAAGTCTTGATAGAAACATCTTAgagaaagttttcaaataaattattttctaaacacaTGCCATAGTTCATCTTCATTAATACTGAACACACTTTAAGTATTTTCTACTATTTCACTTAGATTAGGTTTTAACAAACATACCTAGTGTAGAATCTATTAAAGCTTACATTTAATACCTATGTTTATAtactattaattataataattataatgatcATAATACATGTAGAATATGTTGCAAAGAGAGGCACAAAATCAAtagagattaagaaaaaaatttttctaaagttGCACGAAAATGAAATATCTGAATATCTTTTTTCCCAAGTGCTAACTAGAGTAAAACTGTCTAGTTTGTGGGTTTATTTCCTTAGGGACCTATTCCAGGATCTAATTAGTTTCACTGTCAGGAAATACATAAGTCTGAATATACATACTACACATTATCTAGAGAAACTGACCAGCAAGGTAAGAGCTTCCCTCATGGTTTTAGTCCTTCCCAACTGTCAGCCCAGTGTCCCCTCATGAGAATTCTCATAAAACAGAAACCTTCAGACTTGTAAACAAAGCTGACCACTGGCAAAACCCTAACTGGCA
This region includes:
- the FZD6 gene encoding frizzled-6 isoform X3: MTRVLPPWKWSCEAIEQKAVWFHAVAWGTPGFLTVMLLAMNKVEGDNISGVCFVGLYDLDASRYFVLLPLCLCVFVGLSLLLAGIISLNHVRQVIQHDGRNQEKLKKFMIRIGVFSGLYLVPLVTLLGCYVYEQVNRITWEITWVSDHCRQYHIPCPYQAKAKARPELALFMIKYLMTLIVGISAVFWVGSKKTCTEWAGFFKRNRKRDPISESRRVLQESCEFFLKHNSKVKHKKKHYKPSSHKLKVISKSMGTSTGATANHGTSAVAITSHDYLGQETLTEIQTSPETSMREVRADGASTPRLREQDCGEPASPAASSSRLSGEQVNKKGQAGSVSEGARSEGRISPKSDITDTGLAQSNSLQVPSSSEPSSLKGSTSLLVHPVSGVRKEQGGGCHSDT